Proteins encoded within one genomic window of Deinococcus depolymerans:
- a CDS encoding esterase family protein, with protein MAVSVDGQWVTFSPPAGAVGLIGDMTDWRKRAPLPVVDGAPLRLRLPRGAWVEYAWVDAAGEAFADPDNAQKSLNPWWPYPRAAVVGEYARHPLWQAPDATLKGTAHRLTWEGTVFPGTRRAIVYTPHGYAGGPLPVYYVQDGVAFYRTGKLGDVMDRAVQAGLTEGAALVFVEPGDRNGEYYLNPRYLDFLTTEVMPRVEGPLVQASVRGLWGASLGGLISLFLGARHPELFSRVAAHSGAFIARPGATRDGVIDTTTAGEWLLEQLRANPPTHLTTSLDTGTLEWLTGPNRRMAGLFADLGLNHQYREYPSGHNWVTWREALPEAFLYLQGGA; from the coding sequence ATGGCTGTTTCGGTGGATGGGCAGTGGGTGACGTTCTCGCCTCCGGCGGGTGCGGTGGGCCTGATCGGGGACATGACGGACTGGCGCAAGCGCGCGCCGCTGCCGGTGGTGGACGGCGCGCCGCTGCGCCTGCGGCTGCCGCGTGGGGCGTGGGTGGAGTACGCGTGGGTGGACGCGGCCGGCGAGGCGTTCGCGGACCCGGACAACGCGCAGAAATCGCTGAATCCGTGGTGGCCGTACCCGCGCGCGGCCGTGGTGGGCGAGTACGCCCGGCATCCGCTGTGGCAGGCGCCGGACGCGACCCTGAAGGGCACGGCGCACCGCCTGACCTGGGAGGGCACGGTGTTTCCGGGAACGCGGCGGGCGATCGTGTACACGCCGCACGGGTACGCGGGGGGGCCGCTGCCGGTGTACTACGTGCAGGACGGCGTGGCGTTCTACCGCACCGGGAAACTGGGCGACGTGATGGACCGCGCGGTGCAGGCCGGGCTGACGGAGGGCGCGGCCCTCGTGTTCGTGGAGCCGGGCGACCGGAACGGGGAGTACTACCTGAACCCCCGCTACCTGGACTTCCTGACCACCGAGGTCATGCCGCGCGTGGAGGGGCCGCTGGTGCAGGCGTCCGTGCGGGGCCTGTGGGGTGCGAGCCTGGGCGGACTGATCAGCCTGTTCCTGGGCGCGCGGCACCCGGAGCTGTTCAGCCGGGTGGCGGCGCACAGCGGGGCGTTCATCGCGCGGCCCGGCGCGACCCGGGACGGCGTGATCGACACCACCACCGCCGGCGAGTGGCTACTGGAGCAACTGCGCGCGAACCCGCCCACGCACCTGACGACCAGCCTGGATACCGGCACGCTGGAATGGCTGACCGGCCCGAACCGCCGCATGGCGGGCCTGTTCGCGGACCTGGGCCTGAACCACCAGTACCGCGAGTACCCCAGCGGGCACAACTGGGTCACGTGGCGCGAGGCGCTGCCCGAGGCGTTCCTGTACCTGCAGGGCGGGGCGTAA